A stretch of Endozoicomonas sp. SCSIO W0465 DNA encodes these proteins:
- a CDS encoding transposase, with protein sequence MELHYVPHEICSQLSGISQWLDAHPQFNDWIYEDLSSGDKQNTGRNGLSEESVLRAALLKQYLNCDYDYLSFVLMDSMLFRDFCRLEPNQRPSHSSLHGLISLLTAFTWERINNCQLMTAKDQG encoded by the coding sequence ATGGAACTCCATTACGTACCTCATGAAATCTGCTCCCAGCTTTCCGGTATCTCGCAATGGCTTGACGCCCATCCACAGTTCAATGACTGGATTTATGAGGACTTAAGTTCTGGTGATAAACAGAACACTGGGCGGAACGGACTATCAGAAGAATCCGTTCTTCGTGCGGCACTCCTGAAACAGTATTTGAATTGTGATTATGACTACTTGTCGTTTGTTTTGATGGACTCCATGCTCTTTCGAGACTTTTGTCGCCTCGAACCAAACCAGCGCCCCAGTCACTCCAGTTTGCATGGGCTCATCAGCCTTCTTACTGCATTTACATGGGAACGGATTAATAACTGTCAGCTAATGACCGCTAAAGATCAGGGGTAA